The following proteins are encoded in a genomic region of Microbacterium sp. NC79:
- a CDS encoding HNH endonuclease signature motif containing protein, which translates to MTNPHLTPLLEAVAALESAWCDAECGTDLTRTQLLAVNAAMGTLQRRFDGLRAEVAAGIEHESRPELGPDGLAKQQGFRNSATLIAATTGGTTGDASKLTKLGKATAPRSNLLGEKLPPKYPAVQDALQRGTIAAAAGSLIVGMLDRARLNASIEQIGEAEALLVEGAAGLSCDDVRKLVTRAEAWLNPDGVEPREDEARASRSLTMFERDGSLFVNFRTDVASGAPIKNAIQAWVTATFQARNTNAHANTHANAGHSDTCEGEACEGTGEGTSAGSGSGSGAGAGVGAGSGAGATSAAGDAPDGWVMPGDDRRTVAQLQADALTAICEHLTGCDNNELPLTGATVIVRVSLADLTAGTGIATIDGTDQPISISTCRQMAASGGVIPAVLGSDGEILDWGREKRLFTRAQRLALVERDGGCVMCGLPPQMTKAHHIRWWQRDTGPTDLSNGVLLCTSCHHRIHDNGWNIRVDGTKRTSKVWIIPPATVDPTQTPRLGGRARYDIAA; encoded by the coding sequence ATGACCAATCCACACCTCACCCCTCTTCTCGAAGCCGTTGCGGCACTCGAGTCGGCGTGGTGCGATGCGGAATGTGGCACCGATTTAACCCGCACGCAGCTGCTGGCGGTGAATGCCGCGATGGGAACATTGCAACGACGCTTCGACGGACTCCGCGCAGAAGTCGCTGCAGGAATCGAGCATGAATCCCGGCCCGAGTTGGGGCCGGACGGGCTCGCGAAGCAGCAGGGCTTTCGCAACTCGGCGACGCTGATCGCGGCAACCACCGGTGGCACGACCGGCGATGCGTCAAAACTCACAAAACTGGGTAAAGCGACCGCGCCGCGGTCGAACCTGCTCGGTGAGAAGTTGCCGCCGAAGTATCCGGCAGTGCAAGACGCGCTGCAGCGGGGCACGATTGCCGCGGCCGCCGGGTCACTGATCGTCGGGATGCTTGACCGTGCCCGCCTAAACGCCAGCATCGAACAGATCGGTGAGGCTGAGGCTCTTCTGGTGGAGGGTGCGGCGGGGCTCTCGTGTGATGACGTCCGCAAACTCGTCACCCGCGCCGAGGCCTGGCTGAACCCCGACGGCGTCGAACCCCGCGAAGATGAGGCCCGCGCCAGCCGGTCACTGACCATGTTTGAGCGCGACGGCTCCTTGTTCGTCAACTTCCGCACCGACGTCGCGTCGGGCGCCCCGATCAAGAACGCGATCCAAGCCTGGGTCACTGCGACCTTCCAAGCCCGCAACACCAACGCCCACGCCAACACCCACGCCAACGCCGGTCACAGTGACACGTGCGAAGGCGAAGCGTGCGAAGGTACGGGCGAAGGCACTAGCGCGGGCTCGGGCTCGGGCTCGGGTGCGGGTGCGGGTGTAGGTGCAGGGTCGGGTGCAGGGGCAACCTCTGCGGCCGGGGACGCTCCCGACGGGTGGGTGATGCCGGGTGACGATCGCCGCACCGTCGCGCAACTCCAAGCAGACGCACTCACCGCGATCTGCGAGCACCTCACCGGATGCGACAACAACGAACTTCCACTCACTGGCGCGACTGTCATTGTCCGCGTGAGCCTTGCTGACCTCACCGCCGGCACCGGAATCGCGACGATCGACGGCACGGATCAGCCGATCAGCATCAGCACTTGCAGGCAGATGGCCGCGAGCGGCGGTGTCATCCCCGCCGTCCTCGGCAGTGACGGTGAGATTCTCGACTGGGGTCGCGAAAAGCGACTCTTCACTCGGGCTCAACGCCTCGCCCTCGTGGAACGAGACGGCGGATGCGTCATGTGCGGACTCCCACCCCAAATGACAAAAGCCCATCACATTAGATGGTGGCAGCGAGACACCGGCCCAACCGACCTCAGCAACGGGGTCCTGCTCTGCACGAGCTGTCACCATCGCATTCATGACAATGGCTGGAACATCCGCGTCGACGGCACGAAACGCACGTCGAAAGTGTGGATCATCCCACCCGCCACCGTCGACCCGACACAAACCCCACGCCTCGGCGGCCGCGCCCGCTACGACATCGCCGCCTAA
- a CDS encoding DUF3107 domain-containing protein has protein sequence MEIRVGIANIGRELSFETESSADDIRAAVADALESKAASVSFTDSKGSSYIVPTASLAYVEIGTEESRRIGFVA, from the coding sequence GTGGAGATTCGCGTCGGCATTGCCAACATCGGTCGTGAGCTGAGCTTCGAAACCGAGTCCTCAGCAGACGACATTCGCGCGGCCGTAGCCGACGCGCTCGAGTCGAAGGCGGCGTCGGTGTCGTTCACCGACTCGAAGGGCAGCAGCTACATTGTGCCCACCGCTTCCCTCGCATACGTCGAGATCGGAACCGAAGAGTCCCGACGCATTGGATTCGTCGCGTAA